A region of Jonquetella anthropi DSM 22815 DNA encodes the following proteins:
- a CDS encoding sodium-translocating pyrophosphatase, which produces MWLILLVIFVIGLLALWYAYRTYGWVMAFQVDNPRVKDLSEIIHKGAMAFLDREYRWLAPFVLVVAILLIWKLTLATALSFVLGAICSAASGYFGMQVATRANGRTSFAATQGMNQALQVAFKGGSVMGMTVVGVGVLGVVLCYVIFPDPAIITGFGFGASSIALFARVGGGIYTKAADVGADLVGKVEAGIPEDDPRNPATIADNVGDNVGDIAGMGADLFESYVNSIIAAMAVGAVFHGQAGLLFPLVLAALGIVAAIIGTLVVRVREGGNPQKALRYATFLTGAVVILGALLLCRYMLGSMNIFYAVVSGVVVGVLIGWVTEVYTSADYRFVKNVANATETGPATTILSGIALGMNSAVVPVIMICAATLISYYFGGMYGIACSAVGMLSITGITLSVDAYGPIADNAGGIAEMAELPHHVREITDHLDSVGNTTAAMGKGLAIGSAALTALSLFSAYAASVGLKSINLVDPYVMVGLFIGGVLPFLFSALTIEAVGRAAQAMIEEVRRQFREIPGIMEGTGRPEYEKCVAISTGAALHEMIIPGLMAIIVPILVGLFLGAEALGGLLGGSIVTGVMLAVFMANAGGAWDNAKKYIETGTHGGKGSPQHAAAVVGDTVGDPFKDTSGPSLNILIKLMSVVALVLAPLFS; this is translated from the coding sequence ATGTGGCTCATCTTGTTGGTCATTTTCGTCATCGGTCTGTTGGCCTTGTGGTACGCCTACAGAACGTACGGTTGGGTTATGGCATTTCAGGTTGATAACCCGCGAGTGAAGGATCTTTCCGAGATTATCCATAAGGGCGCTATGGCGTTTCTGGATAGGGAGTACCGCTGGCTGGCGCCGTTCGTGCTCGTCGTGGCAATCCTTTTGATCTGGAAACTGACCCTAGCGACGGCCCTTTCGTTCGTCTTGGGCGCTATTTGCAGCGCTGCCTCCGGCTACTTCGGTATGCAGGTGGCGACCCGCGCCAACGGGCGCACGTCCTTTGCGGCGACTCAGGGGATGAATCAGGCCCTGCAGGTGGCCTTCAAGGGGGGCTCGGTCATGGGCATGACCGTCGTGGGCGTCGGCGTGCTGGGCGTTGTGCTCTGCTACGTCATCTTCCCCGACCCGGCAATCATTACCGGCTTCGGTTTCGGCGCGAGCTCCATCGCCCTGTTCGCCCGTGTGGGCGGAGGCATCTACACGAAGGCTGCCGACGTGGGCGCTGACTTGGTGGGTAAGGTTGAAGCGGGCATTCCTGAGGACGACCCGCGCAACCCGGCGACCATCGCTGACAACGTCGGCGACAACGTTGGCGATATTGCCGGTATGGGCGCTGACCTGTTCGAGAGCTATGTCAACTCGATTATCGCCGCGATGGCTGTGGGCGCTGTGTTCCATGGTCAGGCTGGACTTCTATTCCCGCTCGTTCTAGCCGCGCTGGGCATCGTGGCGGCCATCATCGGCACGCTGGTTGTTCGGGTCCGCGAGGGTGGCAATCCTCAAAAGGCCCTGCGTTACGCCACGTTCCTGACCGGCGCCGTAGTTATTCTGGGAGCCCTGCTCCTGTGCCGGTACATGCTCGGCTCGATGAACATCTTCTACGCCGTCGTGAGCGGCGTGGTGGTGGGTGTTCTGATTGGCTGGGTCACCGAGGTTTACACGTCCGCTGACTATCGGTTCGTGAAGAACGTTGCCAATGCGACGGAGACCGGCCCGGCGACGACGATTTTGAGCGGCATCGCGCTTGGCATGAACTCGGCGGTTGTTCCTGTCATCATGATCTGCGCTGCGACGCTGATCAGCTACTACTTCGGCGGCATGTACGGCATCGCCTGCTCGGCGGTGGGCATGCTGTCCATCACCGGCATCACGCTGAGCGTCGACGCCTATGGCCCGATCGCCGACAACGCCGGCGGCATCGCCGAGATGGCCGAACTGCCGCACCACGTGCGGGAGATCACCGACCATCTGGACTCGGTGGGCAACACGACGGCGGCCATGGGCAAGGGGCTTGCCATCGGCTCGGCGGCTCTGACGGCTCTGTCCCTGTTCTCCGCCTATGCGGCGTCTGTGGGGCTCAAGAGCATCAACTTGGTTGACCCGTACGTCATGGTGGGCCTGTTCATCGGCGGCGTCCTGCCGTTCCTGTTCAGCGCTCTGACCATTGAGGCGGTCGGACGGGCCGCTCAGGCCATGATCGAAGAAGTTCGCCGCCAGTTCCGGGAAATCCCCGGCATCATGGAAGGCACCGGCCGGCCGGAATACGAGAAGTGCGTCGCTATTTCGACGGGCGCGGCCCTGCACGAGATGATCATCCCTGGCCTGATGGCCATCATCGTTCCGATCCTCGTGGGCCTGTTCCTTGGCGCCGAGGCTCTGGGCGGACTTCTGGGCGGCTCGATCGTCACCGGCGTCATGCTGGCCGTGTTCATGGCCAACGCCGGCGGCGCGTGGGACAACGCCAAAAAGTACATCGAGACCGGCACGCACGGCGGCAAGGGTTCTCCTCAGCACGCGGCGGCAGTCGTGGGCGACACGGTCGGCGATCCGTTCAAGGATACGTCAGGCCCGAGCCTGAACATTCTCATCAAGCTGATGAGCGTGGTCGCGCTGGTTCTGGCTCCGCTGTTCTCCTAA
- a CDS encoding MATE family efflux transporter translates to MTSNAKSYETAMTQGSISRHLFRFFLPIFCGAFFQQLYQMTDAVIVGQFAGKVAFGALDATASFTRLPIILFLGLSAGGGIVIAQAFGASRYGRLSQAIHSTLAASLIMSVILSAIAYLLTPTMIRAMNVPLEMQPHALSYVRTTFCGLIFSFTYNVGNGVLRALGDSRRPFYYLVASCLINIVLDLAFVAGLGLGVFGAALATVISQALTSVWVLRALTRLDSRWQLRLSRLRIHGKILRLIARTGIPLACQSLSYPITNIFLQSAVNSFGTDVVAAWSVSGKIDFIIWMAVDALAASISTFTAQNYGAGAFDRIRKGLRVGVFISFGMLAPLSAALFTFAKPLGGLFLPDQNVLSLAQYFVRVFMTPFYFIYSIGELISGMIRGTGDTFRPMIISLLCTCCFRLLWVFFVIQRFNNIDVILTVYPASWLLASAVFSAYYFINCRRSLLPAETAQA, encoded by the coding sequence GTGACATCCAACGCGAAATCGTACGAGACGGCGATGACCCAAGGAAGCATCAGCCGTCACCTGTTCCGATTTTTCCTTCCAATTTTCTGCGGCGCGTTCTTTCAGCAGCTGTACCAAATGACCGACGCGGTCATCGTGGGACAGTTCGCCGGCAAGGTCGCTTTTGGCGCGCTGGACGCCACGGCCAGCTTCACTCGGCTGCCGATCATCCTGTTCCTCGGCCTGTCGGCCGGCGGCGGCATCGTCATCGCCCAAGCGTTCGGAGCCAGCCGGTATGGGCGGCTGTCCCAAGCCATTCACTCCACGCTTGCCGCTTCGCTGATCATGAGCGTCATCCTGTCGGCGATCGCCTACCTGCTGACCCCGACGATGATCCGGGCGATGAATGTCCCGCTTGAGATGCAGCCTCACGCCCTGTCGTACGTTCGAACGACGTTCTGCGGACTCATCTTCTCGTTCACCTACAACGTAGGCAACGGAGTGCTCCGCGCCTTAGGCGACTCCCGACGGCCGTTCTACTACTTGGTCGCTAGCTGCCTGATCAACATCGTGCTCGACTTAGCGTTCGTGGCAGGATTGGGGCTCGGGGTCTTCGGCGCCGCCCTAGCGACGGTTATATCCCAAGCCCTCACGTCGGTCTGGGTGCTTCGGGCCCTGACGCGCCTCGACAGCCGGTGGCAGCTCAGGCTCTCCCGACTTCGGATTCACGGGAAGATCCTGCGGCTCATCGCCCGCACTGGGATCCCGTTGGCCTGTCAGTCCCTCTCGTACCCGATAACGAACATCTTCCTTCAGAGCGCCGTCAACAGCTTCGGCACCGACGTCGTCGCGGCGTGGAGCGTCAGCGGAAAAATCGACTTCATCATCTGGATGGCCGTCGACGCCTTAGCCGCTTCGATCTCCACCTTCACGGCCCAGAACTACGGGGCCGGCGCGTTCGACCGAATCCGCAAGGGGCTTCGAGTCGGCGTCTTCATCTCGTTTGGCATGCTCGCGCCGTTAAGCGCAGCCCTGTTCACCTTCGCCAAGCCTCTCGGAGGGCTGTTCCTTCCCGACCAGAACGTTCTCTCCTTGGCCCAGTACTTCGTTCGGGTCTTCATGACCCCGTTTTATTTCATCTACTCGATCGGAGAGCTGATTTCCGGCATGATCCGCGGGACCGGCGACACGTTCCGGCCCATGATCATCTCCCTGCTCTGCACCTGTTGTTTCCGGCTCCTTTGGGTGTTCTTCGTCATTCAGAGGTTCAACAACATCGACGTTATCCTAACCGTCTACCCGGCCTCGTGGCTCTTAGCGTCAGCCGTCTTCAGCGCGTACTACTTCATCAACTGCCGGCGCTCTCTCCTGCCGGCCGAAACGGCGCAGGCGTAA